The following coding sequences lie in one Fimbriiglobus ruber genomic window:
- a CDS encoding ABC transporter ATP-binding protein, which produces MLPVAKPPVARIVNLVKNYDLESVTVRALRGVSLTFADGDFIALMGPSGSGKSTLLNLLGCLDRPSSGEYYLGGENVADMDDDQLSDVRSRYIGFIFQSYNLLAQYTVVENIEVPLLYQGARLNAKTRERCIRLAEMVQLGNRLDHRPMQLSGGQQQRVAIARALVNDPHVILADEPTGNLDSKTSDEIMTMLTELNKAGKTIIMVTHENDIAGWARRVVRMRDGVVESDVRNDPIPVAPPTGDVAEVLPLVLERDGLWAPGGSADADGEES; this is translated from the coding sequence ATGCTGCCAGTCGCCAAACCGCCCGTCGCCCGCATTGTCAATCTGGTGAAAAACTACGATTTGGAGTCGGTCACAGTCCGCGCCCTCCGCGGCGTGTCTCTCACGTTCGCGGACGGGGATTTTATCGCATTGATGGGTCCGTCCGGATCCGGGAAATCGACCCTTCTTAATCTCCTCGGCTGTCTCGACCGTCCCTCGTCCGGTGAATACTATCTCGGCGGCGAGAACGTCGCCGACATGGATGACGACCAACTGTCCGATGTCCGCAGCCGGTACATCGGGTTCATTTTTCAGTCGTACAACCTGCTGGCGCAATACACGGTCGTCGAAAACATCGAAGTCCCGCTGCTGTACCAGGGGGCTCGACTCAACGCCAAGACCCGAGAGCGGTGCATCAGACTGGCCGAGATGGTCCAACTCGGGAACCGCCTCGACCACCGCCCGATGCAACTGTCCGGCGGCCAGCAGCAGCGGGTCGCCATCGCCCGCGCCCTCGTTAACGACCCGCACGTCATCCTGGCCGACGAGCCGACCGGCAACCTCGACTCGAAGACCAGCGACGAAATCATGACGATGCTGACCGAGTTAAACAAAGCCGGCAAGACCATCATCATGGTGACCCACGAAAACGACATTGCGGGGTGGGCCCGGCGTGTCGTGCGGATGCGCGACGGCGTCGTCGAGTCGGACGTGCGCAACGATCCCATCCCCGTGGCCCCGCCCACCGGCGACGTGGCCGAGGTCTTGCCTCTGGTTCTCGAACGGGACGGCCTCTGGGCACCGGGCGGGTCGGCGGACGCCGACGGGGAGGAGTCATGA
- a CDS encoding DUF971 domain-containing protein codes for MTAEPLRPVSLKREGDGLRVAWSDGAATFVTWAALRANCPCASCIDDRAKPPNPFRILSEREMAAGAPAPVAMKAVGHYAYQISWNDGHSTGIYTIEALRKLGEPTT; via the coding sequence ATGACGGCCGAGCCGCTACGTCCGGTATCACTCAAGCGGGAAGGGGACGGGCTGCGCGTGGCCTGGAGCGACGGGGCGGCCACGTTCGTCACCTGGGCCGCGTTGCGGGCGAACTGCCCGTGCGCTTCGTGCATTGACGACCGGGCCAAGCCGCCTAACCCGTTTCGGATTTTAAGCGAACGCGAGATGGCCGCCGGTGCGCCCGCCCCGGTCGCGATGAAGGCGGTCGGGCACTACGCCTACCAGATCTCCTGGAACGACGGCCACAGCACCGGAATTTACACGATCGAAGCGCTGCGGAAACTGGGCGAACCCACGACATAG
- the purE gene encoding 5-(carboxyamino)imidazole ribonucleotide mutase: MSANPLVGIIMGSKSDWETMKHAAEALAQLGVSHEVEVVSAHRTPDKLFEYASRAEERGLEVIIAGAGGAAHLPGMCAAKTTLPVLGVPVGTEHSMLRGIDALLAIVQMPAGIPVGTLAIGKAGATNAGLMAAAILANKYPLIRQALKVFRENQTQTILAHPDPRGG; the protein is encoded by the coding sequence ATGTCCGCCAACCCGCTCGTCGGCATCATCATGGGCTCGAAGTCCGACTGGGAGACGATGAAGCACGCGGCCGAGGCGCTGGCGCAACTCGGCGTCTCGCACGAAGTCGAGGTGGTCTCCGCACACCGGACGCCGGACAAGCTTTTCGAGTACGCGTCACGGGCCGAAGAGCGTGGGTTAGAAGTCATCATCGCCGGCGCAGGCGGAGCCGCGCACCTGCCAGGGATGTGCGCGGCGAAAACTACACTCCCGGTGCTAGGCGTGCCGGTCGGCACCGAACACTCGATGCTCCGCGGCATCGACGCCCTGCTCGCGATCGTACAGATGCCGGCCGGCATCCCGGTGGGCACGCTCGCGATCGGCAAAGCCGGCGCGACGAACGCCGGGCTGATGGCGGCCGCGATCCTGGCGAACAAGTACCCACTCATCAGACAGGCGCTAAAAGTGTTCCGAGAAAATCAGACCCAGACCATCCTCGCCCACCCGGACCCGCGGGGCGGGTGA
- a CDS encoding ABC transporter permease, which yields MIRYLIIGVFAAGFIALAISIFSSDKGRRGLVLALRSLWLHKLRSVLSVLGIIIGTFAVITLMAFGEGSMKDALDDIARQGATNVIVRSVKPSDDSSTQRRTRVAIYGLTYADYERFKTIPTVTQMVPMRIFPQEIRYLDRLRNGRVVATTAAYPDVNTEVRMASGRFLVDDDDDQMRNVAVLGSEVADRLFPFEDPLTQTVRLGNYFYEVVGVIANRQALAAVGGSSQASEDFNNDVYIPLRTCRARYGEKIMIRQSGSFSGEQVELSQVTLTMKDMDSVRPSGSIVRSLIERYHLKSDYAVTIPLDRLEAAEREKERFTQLLAMIAGISLLVGGIGIMNIMLATVTERTREIGIRRALGAKRRDIILQFLIEAVVQTSVGGLVGVILGVMTVFSVPWVAEHVFEARQPAVLNGWSIVYSLGVSVGVGVVFGLYPARRASRLDPIEALRHT from the coding sequence ATGATCCGTTACCTGATCATCGGCGTGTTCGCGGCCGGGTTCATTGCCCTGGCGATCAGCATCTTCTCGTCGGACAAGGGGCGGCGCGGCCTGGTCCTCGCCCTCCGTAGCCTCTGGCTGCACAAACTTCGATCGGTCCTCTCCGTCCTGGGCATCATCATCGGCACGTTCGCCGTGATCACCCTGATGGCGTTCGGCGAAGGGAGCATGAAAGACGCCCTCGACGACATCGCCCGGCAGGGGGCGACGAACGTCATTGTTCGCAGCGTTAAACCGTCCGACGACTCCTCGACCCAGCGCCGCACCCGGGTCGCGATTTACGGTCTGACGTACGCCGACTACGAGCGTTTCAAAACGATTCCCACGGTCACGCAGATGGTCCCCATGCGAATTTTCCCCCAGGAGATTCGCTACCTGGATCGCTTGCGGAACGGCCGCGTGGTGGCCACGACCGCCGCGTACCCGGACGTGAACACCGAAGTGCGGATGGCGTCCGGGCGGTTCCTGGTCGACGACGACGACGACCAGATGCGGAACGTGGCGGTCCTCGGGTCCGAGGTGGCCGACCGGTTGTTCCCGTTCGAAGACCCGTTGACGCAGACGGTCCGCCTGGGGAATTACTTTTACGAAGTCGTCGGCGTGATCGCTAACCGCCAGGCGCTGGCCGCCGTCGGCGGGAGCAGCCAGGCCTCCGAGGACTTCAACAACGACGTGTACATTCCCCTTCGCACGTGCCGGGCGCGGTATGGCGAAAAGATCATGATCCGGCAAAGCGGGTCGTTCAGCGGCGAGCAGGTCGAACTGAGCCAGGTCACGCTGACGATGAAGGACATGGACAGCGTCCGTCCGTCCGGGTCGATCGTCCGGTCGCTCATCGAGCGGTATCACTTGAAAAGCGATTACGCCGTGACGATTCCGCTCGACCGGTTGGAAGCGGCCGAGCGGGAAAAAGAGCGGTTCACGCAGTTGTTGGCGATGATCGCGGGTATCTCGCTCCTGGTCGGCGGCATCGGCATCATGAACATCATGCTGGCGACCGTGACCGAGCGGACGCGCGAAATCGGTATCCGTCGTGCCCTGGGGGCGAAACGGCGGGACATCATCCTCCAGTTTCTGATCGAGGCGGTGGTCCAGACGAGTGTGGGCGGGTTGGTCGGGGTCATCCTCGGGGTGATGACCGTGTTCAGCGTGCCGTGGGTAGCCGAACACGTCTTTGAAGCGCGCCAGCCCGCCGTTCTGAACGGGTGGTCGATTGTGTATTCGCTCGGCGTGTCGGTGGGCGTCGGGGTCGTCTTCGGCCTGTACCCGGCCCGGCGCGCCTCTCGGCTCGACCCGATCGAAGCCTTGCGGCACACGTAA
- a CDS encoding efflux RND transporter periplasmic adaptor subunit produces MGAVVAVLGTVTIAAVIRTRNGAARPELVLHKVKYDRVELTIVERGALESTKNSDIVCRVRAGNKGGTIASQIKMVIDDGSEVRGPRPEKPTGDLVVDLDSSGLEEQLKTQKIVVDKAESDKIQAEEQYKISVSQNESNIKTAETDVELAAIDLSKYTGIDVEEILKTGALSKLHQELKSANRNATRPARELADEDLKKFKTGEYLQELKDDLGQVETAQSDLTQQEDREAWAFRMAKKGYQTQSQAQSETSRKESYQLSFNKMTLQLDVLVKYKKVRMLTQYVTALEEKQRTLDRVIKQAKSQEAKDRSDRESKKSVWEQELAHYHDIESEIKKCKIYAPQDGMVVYYIPEQARFGGGSQQSIVAQGEPVREGQKLMQIPDLRHMLVNTKVHEALVSRVHPGQKATIRIDSYGNRLLRGVVDSVATVAAQADFMSSDVKVYATKVAINSDDMEGMDLKPGMSAEVTIVIADALEHVLTVPLQSIVGGSEMKSKRTVVVMTPSGPQEREVVIGLSNDKVAEVKEGLQEGDEVVENPKAVLGEKAKVREVGGDNKGGEKGGPGDFGGEKKGGGRGKGKGKGGPPPGMSPDPSGGR; encoded by the coding sequence GTGGGAGCGGTCGTGGCCGTTCTTGGTACGGTCACGATCGCGGCCGTGATTCGGACGCGGAATGGCGCCGCCCGCCCGGAACTCGTACTCCACAAGGTCAAATACGATCGCGTGGAATTGACCATCGTTGAACGGGGTGCCCTCGAATCGACCAAGAACAGCGACATCGTCTGTCGCGTTCGGGCCGGTAATAAAGGGGGCACGATCGCCAGCCAGATCAAAATGGTGATCGACGACGGGTCCGAGGTGAGAGGGCCGCGGCCGGAAAAGCCGACCGGGGATCTCGTCGTCGACCTCGACTCGTCCGGCCTTGAGGAACAACTCAAGACCCAGAAAATCGTCGTCGACAAGGCCGAGTCGGACAAGATTCAAGCCGAAGAACAGTACAAGATTAGTGTCAGCCAGAACGAGAGTAACATCAAGACGGCCGAAACGGACGTCGAGCTGGCAGCCATCGATCTCAGTAAGTACACGGGGATCGATGTCGAAGAAATCCTCAAAACTGGTGCCCTCAGCAAGCTGCACCAGGAACTCAAGTCCGCCAACCGGAACGCCACGCGACCGGCGCGGGAACTCGCCGACGAGGATTTGAAGAAATTCAAAACCGGCGAATACCTCCAGGAACTGAAGGACGACCTGGGCCAAGTCGAAACCGCGCAATCCGATTTAACGCAGCAAGAGGACCGCGAGGCTTGGGCGTTCCGGATGGCGAAGAAGGGGTATCAAACCCAAAGCCAGGCCCAGTCCGAAACATCTCGGAAAGAAAGCTACCAGCTCTCGTTCAACAAGATGACGCTCCAACTCGACGTACTGGTGAAATACAAGAAAGTTCGCATGCTCACCCAGTACGTGACCGCTCTCGAAGAGAAACAGCGGACGCTCGACCGCGTCATCAAGCAGGCCAAATCCCAGGAAGCCAAGGACCGGAGCGACCGCGAGTCCAAGAAATCGGTCTGGGAACAGGAACTGGCCCACTACCACGACATCGAGAGCGAGATCAAGAAGTGCAAGATCTACGCCCCGCAGGACGGCATGGTGGTTTACTACATCCCCGAACAGGCGCGGTTCGGCGGCGGCTCGCAGCAATCGATCGTGGCCCAAGGCGAACCGGTCCGCGAAGGCCAGAAGTTGATGCAGATCCCCGACCTGCGGCACATGCTCGTGAACACGAAAGTCCACGAGGCTCTCGTGTCCCGGGTCCACCCCGGCCAGAAGGCGACCATCCGCATCGACTCCTACGGCAACCGACTCCTGCGGGGGGTCGTTGACTCGGTCGCCACGGTCGCGGCGCAGGCGGACTTCATGTCTTCGGACGTCAAGGTTTACGCCACCAAGGTCGCCATCAACTCCGACGACATGGAGGGGATGGACCTCAAGCCCGGGATGAGTGCGGAGGTCACGATCGTCATCGCGGACGCCCTGGAACACGTCCTTACGGTCCCCCTTCAGTCGATCGTGGGCGGCAGCGAGATGAAGTCGAAGCGAACGGTCGTCGTCATGACGCCGAGTGGACCGCAGGAACGCGAGGTGGTCATCGGCCTCAGCAACGACAAGGTGGCCGAAGTCAAAGAAGGACTTCAGGAGGGGGACGAAGTCGTCGAGAATCCGAAGGCCGTTCTCGGCGAGAAGGCCAAGGTCCGCGAAGTAGGCGGCGACAATAAAGGCGGCGAAAAGGGCGGACCCGGCGACTTCGGCGGCGAGAAAAAGGGCGGCGGCCGCGGCAAAGGGAAGGGCAAAGGAGGCCCGCCTCCGGGTATGTCGCCGGACCCGAGCGGCGGGCGGTAA
- a CDS encoding formylglycine-generating enzyme family protein: protein MIKQITTLFLVGGFALVAGVVCVAQPVVPQTVPFQVVVPAKTDLPPKNFTEKLPGTKVQFEMVYVPGGEFSMGSPEGESGRSTDEGPRHRVRVKPFWLGRFEVTWDEYRSFTDDRTLYQTNELPALFVHKFKADAITKPSASYVDEFYSHGSADHPALSITHHAAMMYCHWLRWKTHKRYRLPTEAEWEYACRAGYEGLFGFDAAAEKLNDYAWYRGNSATKNHTHESNDRGAEGERTTHRVGTKKPNKFGLCDMHGNVAEWCVDLFDARFYEKAARDNPAAGPVNVPGDKKWGHVVRGGSWADGPDRLRSAARRVSDRSWQKHDPQNPRSIWWLTKMDVIGFRVCIPVEEYPSLLDLKPMVVAKPE, encoded by the coding sequence ATGATTAAACAGATCACGACACTTTTTTTGGTCGGTGGCTTCGCTCTGGTCGCCGGCGTGGTTTGCGTGGCCCAGCCGGTTGTCCCACAGACCGTGCCGTTTCAAGTCGTCGTACCGGCGAAGACCGACCTCCCGCCGAAGAATTTCACCGAGAAGTTGCCTGGCACGAAGGTCCAGTTCGAAATGGTCTACGTCCCCGGCGGCGAGTTTTCGATGGGCAGCCCCGAGGGCGAGTCCGGCCGCTCCACGGACGAAGGCCCGCGCCATCGGGTGCGCGTGAAACCGTTTTGGCTCGGCCGCTTCGAGGTCACCTGGGACGAATATCGCTCGTTCACGGACGACCGAACCCTCTACCAGACGAACGAGTTGCCCGCGCTGTTCGTCCACAAGTTCAAGGCCGACGCGATCACGAAGCCGTCGGCGTCTTACGTCGACGAGTTCTATAGCCACGGCAGCGCGGACCATCCGGCCCTCAGCATCACGCACCACGCGGCGATGATGTATTGCCACTGGCTGCGGTGGAAAACCCATAAGCGGTACCGCCTGCCGACCGAGGCCGAGTGGGAATACGCCTGCCGCGCGGGGTATGAAGGGCTGTTCGGCTTTGACGCGGCGGCCGAAAAGCTCAACGACTATGCGTGGTATCGAGGCAACTCAGCGACCAAAAACCACACGCACGAAAGCAACGACCGTGGGGCCGAAGGAGAGCGGACTACGCACCGGGTGGGCACGAAGAAGCCGAACAAGTTCGGCCTGTGCGACATGCACGGGAACGTCGCCGAATGGTGCGTCGACCTGTTCGACGCCCGTTTCTACGAGAAGGCTGCGCGCGACAACCCGGCGGCCGGTCCGGTGAACGTGCCGGGCGACAAGAAGTGGGGCCACGTCGTCCGGGGCGGGTCGTGGGCTGACGGTCCGGATCGGCTCCGTAGTGCCGCCCGGCGTGTGTCCGACCGCTCGTGGCAGAAGCACGACCCGCAAAACCCGCGGAGTATTTGGTGGCTCACGAAGATGGACGTAATCGGATTCCGCGTCTGTATCCCGGTCGAGGAATATCCGAGCCTCCTCGACCTGAAACCGATGGTTGTGGCAAAACCGGAATAG
- a CDS encoding PKD domain-containing protein, with translation MGEEQEKPGILKGWVKTGLGALLGLGSGVVGVYTTAIVNQVAKPSQPVANFAVTTDGLDMTCQNQATGESGWWDFGDGAPLEPFDPAQPSVAHKFAKPGNYSVKLTVRNFLMEENSRSVPVDLTPAALPPSITGLTVESIGGPKPVAPAAFRIKGEVKNAESIILDLGDKVEVNTETGPFERLVVFEKPGEYPIQVIATTGKTVTNQRRAVTVSPSAEGIISVILRVNGTGHRHDRHEHLSTPVLTHAAGAKMVERVVAAKPGHVILEAKVGKVTSQSVSNLKTEVAPDHKSVKISADWTGPSTTGNAPGGGDVMVPLLLVEEREKPATEAAQPETASAVFPGANSNVILALPPQPHGMSEFQRKIALEIRQARAAGQSTLFVNEPDVKFPWTKTIDGPGFALTFNATLVGEHVQILLTQTQIQAGR, from the coding sequence ATGGGCGAGGAACAAGAGAAGCCGGGAATCCTTAAAGGCTGGGTTAAGACAGGCCTCGGGGCGCTGTTGGGGCTCGGGTCCGGAGTAGTGGGGGTGTACACGACCGCGATCGTCAACCAGGTGGCCAAACCGAGCCAGCCCGTCGCGAATTTCGCCGTGACCACGGACGGGTTGGACATGACCTGTCAGAATCAGGCGACCGGTGAAAGTGGGTGGTGGGACTTCGGCGACGGAGCACCGCTCGAACCGTTCGACCCCGCGCAGCCGTCCGTCGCTCATAAGTTCGCCAAGCCCGGCAACTACAGCGTCAAACTCACCGTCCGCAACTTCCTGATGGAAGAGAACAGCCGGTCCGTACCCGTCGATCTGACGCCCGCGGCCTTGCCACCGAGCATCACCGGGCTGACCGTCGAATCGATCGGCGGTCCGAAACCCGTTGCGCCGGCCGCGTTCCGGATCAAGGGCGAGGTCAAGAACGCCGAGAGCATCATCCTCGACCTCGGAGACAAGGTCGAGGTGAACACCGAGACCGGGCCGTTCGAACGACTGGTCGTGTTCGAGAAGCCGGGCGAGTACCCGATTCAAGTGATCGCCACGACCGGGAAGACGGTCACGAACCAGCGGCGGGCTGTGACCGTCAGCCCCTCGGCCGAGGGGATCATTTCCGTGATCCTCCGCGTGAACGGGACGGGTCATCGCCACGACCGCCACGAACACCTGTCCACGCCTGTTTTGACGCACGCGGCCGGGGCGAAGATGGTCGAGCGTGTCGTGGCCGCCAAGCCGGGGCACGTGATCCTCGAAGCGAAAGTCGGCAAGGTGACGAGCCAGTCCGTGAGTAACCTCAAGACGGAGGTCGCGCCCGACCACAAGTCCGTCAAAATCTCCGCCGACTGGACCGGCCCTTCGACAACGGGTAACGCGCCCGGGGGCGGCGACGTGATGGTCCCGCTGCTTCTGGTCGAAGAGAGGGAAAAGCCGGCAACGGAAGCGGCCCAGCCCGAAACGGCGTCCGCCGTTTTCCCCGGCGCAAACTCTAATGTGATCCTGGCACTCCCCCCGCAACCGCACGGGATGAGTGAATTTCAACGGAAGATCGCCCTCGAAATCCGGCAGGCGAGGGCGGCCGGTCAATCGACCCTCTTCGTCAACGAACCGGACGTGAAATTCCCCTGGACGAAGACGATCGACGGCCCCGGCTTCGCGCTCACCTTCAACGCGACGCTCGTCGGCGAACACGTGCAAATTCTTCTCACGCAGACCCAAATCCAGGCCGGCCGGTGA